A genomic region of Mus musculus strain C57BL/6J chromosome 7, GRCm38.p6 C57BL/6J contains the following coding sequences:
- the Vmn1r120 gene encoding vomeronasal 1 receptor 120, translating into MSDHAKSLKSTEEVALQLLLLCQFGVGTLANVFLFVHNFYPVLTGSKQRPRKVILSHMAVANALTIFLTIFPNNMIAFAPKTPPTELKCKLEFFSHMVARNTNLCSTCVLSIHHFVTLVLVNRGKLILRASVPNFVSYSCYSCWFFSVLSNIHIPIKVTGPQITDNNTDSKSNLFCSTSGFIGGIVFLQFSYDATFMSIMVWTSVSMILLLHRHRQRMQHILTPNQYRRGQAESRATHTILMLVVTFVSFYLLNFICIIFHTLLMHSHLFTRLVSEVLAAVFPSISPLLLIFRDPKDPCSVILNC; encoded by the coding sequence ATGTCTGATCATGCTAAATCCCTGAAAAgcactgaggaagtggctcttcagctcctcttgctttgccagtttggggttgggaccttggccaatgtctttctgtttgtccataatttctatccagtcttgactggttctaaacagagacccagaaaggtgattttaagccacatggctgtggccaatgccttgactatattcctcactatatttccaaacaacatgataGCTTTTGCTCCAAAAACTCCTCCaactgaactcaaatgtaaattagaattcttcagtcacatggtggcaagaaacacaaacttgtgttccacctgtgtcctgagtatCCATCATTTTGTCACTCTTGTTCTTGTTAATAGAGGTAAACTTATACTCAGAGCTAGTGTCCCAAATTTTGTGAGTTATTCTTGTtacagttgttggtttttcagtgtcttaagtaacatccacattccaattaaggtcactggtccacagataacagacaataacactgactctaaaagcaacttgttctgttccacttctggattcattGGAGGCATTGTCTTCTTGCAGTTTTCCtatgatgccacattcatgagcatcatggtctggaccagtgtctccatgatacttctcctccatagacatcgccagcgaatgcagcacatcctcactcccaatcagTACCGCAGAGGCCAAGCTGAGTCCAGAGCAACCCATACTATTCtgatgctggtggtcacatttgttagcttttatcttctaaattttatttgtatcatctttcatACCCTTTTAATGCATTCTCATCTCTTCACAAGGCTTGTCAGTGAGGTTCTGGCTGCAGTCTTCCCCAGTATCTCTCccttactgttgatcttcagagatcctaAAGATCCTTGTTCTGTGATCCTCAACTGTTGA